The DNA region CAAACTTCAGTTAATATTTATGATGCTTATTTAAATGAAGCAAAACACAAGCAGTTACTAAGCACATGTAATATAGCGTATTCTAAAGAAGGGAATAAAACGTATGTTCAAGATGTTATAGCACAAAAAGACAACATTATAGCTTCTGTATTAGAGCAAAAAGGTGTTGTAATGATTTGTGGTTCGGTTGCAATGCAAACTTGTGTTTTAGACCAATTAGATACGATTTGCCAAAACAATTTAAGTAACAACGTAAGTTACTTTATAGATAACGGTCAAATAAAGATGGATTGTTACTAACATAAAACTTAAAATTATGTGTAATAACGTAAAATCAATATCAAAAACATCTCAAGGCGAATTGTCTTTGTGTAAAAACTGCAAGCATTTTCACTTAGAATTTAATAATATATATTTTGAATTTACTGTTAACGAGTTTAAACAATTTAAACAGTATATTTTAAATTTAGAGCCCGATTTTTGGGAATGTAAGTACGCAAGTGCAGGAATTACAAAAAAAATACCAATACCTACCTTACAAGATAACTTAGTGCTAATGTTTAATAGACAAGAAGTTAATCAACTTAAAACATTAGTAAAACAGCCAGTAATTAATGTTTATGATAAGTTAATTACTGTAGATGATGTAGATTATACTTTAATATTAAATTAATTTAATAGTATTTTTGTAGTCTTAAAAAGTTAAGATGAAAAAAGACATATTTATTCCAAAAGTAGAAGGCGTTTACATTGCTATAGTTAATGAGTATAATGATGTGTACAAAACTCAAGATTGGAATGCTTATATTATTAACGATAAAGACGTAGATTTAGATACAGTAATAATTGTTACTAGTGGTTATTCTGATAGTAAGACAACATCTGTTTTTAGAAAAAAAATAGATAAACTACCTAAGAAAAGCTACGCCAAAATAGAGTTAATTCAAGAAGAACTTTTTACACTTAACAATCAATTTAAAGTCACGTTTTTTGAAGGTAATACCATGTATGACAAAACATATACCTTTAGAAAAAACACTATAAATTTAAACGCATTACAACCTGTACCGTTAATGAAGGTTAGAGGTGTAGTTGTTAAATAAGCCTTGAAAACTCAAGGCTTATTTAGTTTACTTTTTAATTAATTGATTTATGGTATTGGTTCATTTGTGACCAACTTCTACTTCGCCATCTATTAGCCTATTAATATCTATATTAAACAGATTAAAATCTATAGTAGTACTGTTAGG from Mesoflavibacter profundi includes:
- a CDS encoding DUF6686 family protein, with the protein product MCNNVKSISKTSQGELSLCKNCKHFHLEFNNIYFEFTVNEFKQFKQYILNLEPDFWECKYASAGITKKIPIPTLQDNLVLMFNRQEVNQLKTLVKQPVINVYDKLITVDDVDYTLILN